CGATAAGAGAACCAGGATCAGTTGGTCACAGATGATAGGCCTTACAGACTGTACTCCTGTACTCACTctggtatgtacatactgtgctAGGGTACAAGCACAGTGATTCGACCTGCACAGGGTGTGTCACCTCTTTGCTCACTGGATGTTCATCGAATGTTCACCAAATGTTCACCGTGTTCATCGAATGTTCAACGAATGTTCATCGAATGTTCCATCAACGGAGTCTTTTGATACCAGTACGGTGAATCTCTTCAACATTGGTTCAGGGCGTATTGCAGCAGTCGTTTAAGCAACAAGAACGTCCGGGTTCCGAAGGAGGACCTTCCTCTTCTAGTATTCGGCTTTTTGAGAATGTGTGATGCTATCAACATCTCCGTAACGGATGATCTCAAAGGGATCTCTCGTAGAGAGCTACATGTCCATCCGAATATCACCTCATTTTCGAGTCAAGCTGAAACACACATGGGGTCAagatcatcaccaccacggATACACACcataataataataataataataatacaTTAACTTATTCTTACATAAACTTGTTCATGAGGCTGGCAAACCCActgttcttcttctttttcttgagcccagctccagcacGCTTAGTCTTGGCGGCAGGCTGCTCGTCAGAGTCATCAGAGTCATCAGAATCGTCCGAATCATCAGAATCGTCAGAAGAGTCGTCGGAGTCGTCGGAGTCGTCGGAGTCATCATCGGAGtcggactcctcctccttttcggtcttcttctgggagGCTTGAGAGAATCGGGGCTGGCTGGAAGGAATGGAGTCCTTCACCTCAGGAACACCCATCTTGGCCAAAGACTGGAGAGACTTGAGATTGGAGAAAGGAGACTTCTTGGGAGCCTCGCCTTCCTTTTTGATAGCAGAGCCGTTGGCCTCGGGCTTCACTGTAGTGGAAGACTTGGAAGCAGTAGCCTTGGGAGCAGTCTTTGCTGGCTCAGACATGACAGCCGTCTTTGGTTCAGTCTTGACAGTGGGCTTGGTCTCAGCCTTAGAAGCGGGCTTGGCCCCAGTCTTAGAAGCAGGCTTAGCCTCAGTCTTAGAAGCAGGCTTAGCCTCAGTCTTAGAAGCAGGCTTCGCAGCAGTCTTCGGCTCAGGCTTGGTAGTAGCCTTCGCGTTCTTGGCAGGAGTCTTGACAATGGTTctcttcttggaggtgtCCTCGCTGTCAGAGTCACTGTCATCAgagtcatcatcatccGAATCGGAatcagactcagactcagactcctccttcattgccttcttggcaggaGTAGGCTGGGAAGACTTGGGAGCAGTCTGCTTCACTTTGGGAGGAGGTTGGGTGGAAGGAGGCATCTGTGAACTCTTCTTGGCTGCCGGCTTCGCCTTGATCTCGGGTTTGGGCCCGTtgtcagagtcagagtcagagtcagagtcagagtcagagtcagagtcagagtcagagtcggAGTCAGAATCGgaatcagaatcagagTCGGAGtcagaatcagaatcagaatcagaatcagagTCGGAATCAGAGTCGACATCCATCTTGTCCTCAGCCTGAGAGTCGGAAACATGCGTGTCCTGGGAAGAAATAGGCGCGGCTTTAGCAGCACCAAGGGTTCGTTTCTTGACCTCAGTCTTTGACTCAGCAGCTTTCTGCTTCGCCTCAGCTTCGGCGTTTTTCTTGGCCTTTGCTTCTTCAGCCATCTTCTTTGCCTCACgtgcttctgctgctgctcgggCCTTGGCTTCTTTGGCCTCTGCTGCAGCCCGGAGCTTGGCTTCTTTAGCTTCTGCGGCTGCTCGCGCTCTCGCCTCTTTAGCCTCTGCGGCTGCTCGGAGCTTAGCCTCCCGAGCGGCTTGCTGCTCGGCCTTCTTCGCTTCCCTGGCCTCCTTTGCCTCCTGAGCGGCCTTGGCTTTGGCTTCTCGTTGCTCCTGAGCTAGTCGGGCTCGAGCCTCTCGCGCTTCTTCAGCCTCAAGTTGCTTGGCCTTCTCtgcctcctcaatcttcttcttgtccgCCTCAGCTTTGGCGGACCCCTTAGCcgcttgagcagcttttTCCTtgatctccacctccagctTTTTGGCAGCCTCTTTGGCAGCCTTTTCCTTGGCCTCAGCGTCCTTGAGTttagcctcctccttgcgCTTGGCTTCCTCAGCTGCCCGgacagcctcctccttcttcttcagctcgaGCAGTTTagcctcttcctccttcttcttagcctcctccttcttcttaagcctcctccttcttcttcagctcgaGCAGTTTagcctcttcctccttcttcttagcctcctccttcttcttagcctcctccttcttcttagcctcctcctccttcttcttcttggcctcctcctccttcttcttagcctcctcctcctccttcttcttcttagcctcctcctcctccttcctcttggcctcctcctccttcttcttcttggcctcctcctccttcctcttcttggcctcctcctccttcctcttcttggcctcctcctccttcttcaacttcaGCTGACGTGccttctcgtcctcgaTCATCTCCTTGCGCGCCTCGGCACCCTCCTGCTCTCGAACCTTTGCCTCTCTTGCACGCATCGCCTCTGCACGGTCATGCTCTTCCTTGGCAGCCATCACGGCCGCCTCATGGGCATTAGCAGCAGCTGTGGACTCCCGACGGACACGACGCTTGGTATCCCGGGCATCCTTGCTCACCTGTCTAGCCTTAATTCGAgcaacctccttggcgacctcctcatcagcagccagcttctcagcagcaacTTGCTCCGCCGTCAGACACTTGTAGCTGTTATCAGCCCGCACGCTGAAAGTCTCACGGTAGGCCATCAACTGCCCCTTCTGCaccttgttgttggcaaTGTCGAGCTGCTTGTTGGCGGCCTCAGCCAGTGCGGAAAAAGTGCAATGAACCAGTCGGTGTCGAGCTAACTCAATATCGGGAGAGTTACTCTCCTGGGCATGCTTCCACCCCAACCACGCGTTCAGAGAAGCCTTTGCTTTGGCAGGAGAAATGTGGTCGCCCAACTCAGAAGGAATATGGTACTGGGGGCTCTTAATGTGAAGCCGAAGAGCCTGCTGAGTGAGCCGGCTCTCCTCGATGGCAGCCTTTTGTTGAGCACGGGCCTGCATGAGAGCTGTGGGAAACTTGCCATCGTCACTAAACTCAGCCAAGAAAGAAGTGTCGCTCTCAGGCTCGGGCTTGCGCTCGACCCTTGGCTCAATCTTGGCACGCTTGGCAACAGGCTCCTTGTCTTTAGACTCCTTTGAGGTgggctccttcttcacaGGAGGCAAGGAAATTGCCTTCTGTGCGTGGGGAGGGCTCTTCATGGGGGAACCCTGGATAGCTGCCTTGGGCTGCGGCGACAGAACGGGTGTCTGAATGGTATCGAGAGAAGTGCTGCCTCGAACAGGGGTGGGGTTTGACACATTTCCCTTATCAACAACAGTGGATCCGAGCTTGGAAGAAAGACGGATGGGTGTAGATGATCCGGCAGCAACCTGGCTGCTCTCCAACTGAGGATAATGGTTGTTggaagcaggaggagaaggtcCAGTCGTCGAGGACGAGGCGAAATCTGGCCGGGGAGGGGGGATCAGCGAGGTAGTAGAACTCTCCAGAATGGAGTTGTGGCCGGTTCCGGTGCCTCCCTGGCTGTATCGGGAACGAGGACGTCGAACAGTCACTGTGTGGGCGTAGATagcctcctcttccatGGTGTGGTCGAACGACTCGGGATCACGCACGCCAAACCCGTCGGAGTAGACGGACGAGTCCCGCTTGAGTCGCTTGGTGATCTCTTTGGGCAGTGTGTATCGTCTTCGCTTGCGGCCATCTCTGCTCATGGTGCTATCATCGACCTGTGCTTCGATCTTAGACACCTCTCCTGCCTCTCCCACATCCTCCTCTAGAAATCGGATGCCAGGAGCCTCGCCCTGAAACTTGCGGAACTCCTCAATGTCTGTGGGCAGCCGCAGAATCGCTCTCACCACATCTCCGGACTTGAACACGTCTCCAGACACAAAGCTGGGCGACAGGTCGAGGCCAGTGTCGCTCTGCAGGAAGTCGATCCGGGGCTCAAAGTTGTCAGGGTAGATGGACTTGAACCGCTCGGCAATCTCGTGGCACAGCTCCAGCAAGGAAGATCGCGGGTCCGTGAAATGCAAGAACTTTTTCTCCACCCGCATGCCTGCTTCGTCGATAGATCGCGTCTGCATGGACCGGTCCGGAGCCCATGTAGTAACGGTCTCGGACTCCAGACAGGGCGAAATTGCGTACACTTGGAGTCGCAACATGGGTGAGCCTTAGTCAGAAGCGCGCGTGTGTGGTAATTGAAATTGGGCGTTGTAAAATTTAAAAAACCGCCCACGCCTGTTCAATGTGCCTTTAGGGTTAGGGCGCATGCAATTTTCTTGCCCATGCTTGATGGAGTCGCCCAAGGTGGTTTGAGTTCGTTACCAACCAGATAGACGGCGTTTGTGGCTCGCGTAGATGGGGTTAGGGCATTGGAAGGGGCGATTGAGCTGAGAGTTCTTGTGTTGAGTGCGATTTGAGGTGTTTTCAGCGACTATTTGTGCTTGGGTTTTTGGGATGTTGTAGATGACAATGTGAGAAGCTGAAGTATTGTACTTTGGTGTACTTGAGTTTGGTCAGAGTTGTTACATAGAGTCAACTAAAGTTTAATTATAACAAATCATGCTTAACAAAagcaagaaggaaaaatgggagaaaaagaagggaaagaaaaagaagaaaaaagaaaaccaACATGATGCGTGGAACCTGGGCAGAATCGGTGCAATTCAATGGTAATGTGTCAATGAAGtgatgtacaagtatttcTATTGTACAGTGcgaatacttgtactacagtatgtagaTACTTTTATCGTAGTTGTATCATAGTTATATAATAGTGGTGGTATTGCTTATAGTGCTATactggtatgtactgtactgtacgcCGATACATACTTGCGCTAGTAGCTATATGCGATCCAAATCAGCTTGGTATGGACACAATTCATGACATTCCACCTACTTGTTTTCTGACAAGAACGAatattgtacgagtacgagtatagTAAGTACTTGaatactgtatatacttgtagtgatgtatatacttgtagtgatGTATATACAGAATTGTACTGGGATGTACTttatgtactcgtacagtatgtactgtatgtactgtacttgaagtGCAATATTATACTGGTATATACTGTTCTCGTACATACATGCCCCGCTGTTATCTCTTTATCATTCATAATAAATCATATCTACTTAATAAACACCGACATAATCTGAGCAATGGTGATGAGCAGCTCATTTCGT
The Yarrowia lipolytica chromosome 1A, complete sequence genome window above contains:
- a CDS encoding uncharacterized protein (Truncated form of YALI0A17853g, no similarity), translated to MAEEAKAKKNAEAEAKQKAAESKTEVKKRTLGAAKAAPISSQDTHVSDSQAEDKMDVDSDSDSDSDSDSDSDSDSDSDSDSDSDSDSDSDSDSDSDSDSDSDNGPKPEIKAKPAAKKSSQMPPSTQPPPKVKQTAPKSSQPTPAKKAMKEESESESDSDSDDDDSDDSDSDSEDTSKKRTIVKTPAKNAKATTKPEPKTAAKPASKTEAKPASKTEAKPASKTGAKPASKAETKPTVKTEPKTAVMSEPAKTAPKATASKSSTTVKPEANGSAIKKEGEAPKKSPFSNLKSLQSLAKMGVPEVKDSIPSSQPRFSQASQKKTEKEEESDSDDDSDDSDDSDDSSDDSDDSDDSDDSDDSDEQPAAKTKRAGAGLKKKKKNSGFASLMNKFM
- a CDS encoding uncharacterized protein (Truncated form of YALI0A17853g, similar to Saccharomyces cerevisiae NET1 (YJL076W) and TOF2 (YKR010C); ancestral locus Anc_1.294, no similarity), whose amino-acid sequence is MLRLQVYAISPCLESETVTTWAPDRSMQTRSIDEAGMRVEKKFLHFTDPRSSLLELCHEIAERFKSIYPDNFEPRIDFLQSDTGLDLSPSFVSGDVFKSGDVVRAILRLPTDIEEFRKFQGEAPGIRFLEEDVGEAGEVSKIEAQVDDSTMSRDGRKRRRYTLPKEITKRLKRDSSVYSDGFGVRDPESFDHTMEEEAIYAHTVTVRRPRSRYSQGGTGTGHNSILESSTTSLIPPPRPDFASSSTTGPSPPASNNHYPQLESSQVAAGSSTPIRLSSKLGSTVVDKGNVSNPTPVRGSTSLDTIQTPVLSPQPKAAIQGSPMKSPPHAQKAISLPPVKKEPTSKESKDKEPVAKRAKIEPRVERKPEPESDTSFLAEFSDDGKFPTALMQARAQQKAAIEESRLTQQALRLHIKSPQYHIPSELGDHISPAKAKASLNAWLGWKHAQESNSPDIELARHRLVHCTFSALAEAANKQLDIANNKVQKGQLMAYRETFSVRADNSYKCLTAEQVAAEKLAADEEVAKEVARIKARQVSKDARDTKRRVRRESTAAANAHEAAVMAAKEEHDRAEAMRAREAKVREQEGAEARKEMIEDEKARQLKLKKEEEAKKRKEEEAKKRKEEEAKKKKEEEAKRKEEEEAKKKKEEEEAKKKEEEAKKKKEEEAKKKEEAKKKEEAKKKEEEAKLLELKKKEEA